One region of Pseudomonas alvandae genomic DNA includes:
- a CDS encoding acetyl-CoA C-acetyltransferase gives MTEAFIFDALRTPRGKGKPDGALYTVKPVNLVSGLLTALRQRMSLDTGHVNDIVLGCVTPIGDQGADIAKTAALVADWDVSVPGVQLNRFCASGLEAVNLAAMKVRSGFEDLVVAGGVESMSRVPMGSDAGAWALDPQSNLHGHFVPQGIGADLIATLEGFSREDVDTFALQSQHKAARARENGSFDKSLVAVRDQSGIVLLDHDEFIRADSTLEGLGKLRPSFEAMGQMGFDATALRVYSHVERIHHVHTPGNSSGIVDGAALMLIGSEAKGRELGLQPRARIVATAVISTEPTIMLTGPAPATRKALAKAGLRVEDIDLFEVNEAFASVVLKFIKDMVIDPAKVNVNGGSIAMGHPLGATGCAILGTLLDELEARRLRYGLATLCVGGGMGIATIIERL, from the coding sequence ATGACCGAAGCTTTTATTTTTGACGCATTACGCACGCCGCGTGGCAAAGGAAAACCTGACGGCGCCCTGTATACCGTCAAGCCGGTGAACCTGGTCAGCGGCCTGTTGACCGCGTTGCGCCAGCGTATGAGCCTGGACACGGGCCATGTGAACGACATCGTGCTCGGCTGCGTGACGCCGATAGGTGATCAAGGCGCGGATATCGCCAAAACCGCTGCCTTGGTGGCCGATTGGGATGTCAGCGTGCCCGGCGTGCAGCTCAACCGCTTTTGCGCCTCGGGCCTGGAAGCGGTGAACCTGGCTGCGATGAAAGTGCGTTCCGGTTTCGAAGACCTGGTGGTGGCTGGCGGCGTCGAGTCCATGTCACGGGTGCCGATGGGCAGCGATGCCGGCGCCTGGGCGTTGGACCCGCAGTCCAACCTGCATGGTCATTTCGTTCCCCAGGGCATCGGCGCCGACCTGATCGCTACCCTCGAAGGTTTCAGTCGCGAGGACGTCGACACCTTTGCATTGCAGTCCCAGCATAAAGCCGCGCGGGCGCGGGAAAACGGTTCGTTCGATAAATCCCTGGTGGCGGTGCGGGACCAGAGCGGCATCGTGCTGCTGGACCATGACGAGTTCATTCGCGCCGACTCGACGCTGGAAGGCCTGGGCAAACTCCGGCCGAGTTTCGAGGCGATGGGGCAGATGGGCTTCGACGCGACGGCGTTGCGGGTCTACAGCCATGTCGAACGGATCCATCACGTGCACACCCCAGGCAACAGCTCGGGCATCGTCGACGGCGCGGCGCTGATGCTCATCGGTTCCGAGGCAAAGGGACGCGAGCTGGGCCTGCAACCCCGGGCCCGAATCGTCGCTACCGCCGTCATCAGCACCGAGCCGACCATCATGCTCACCGGCCCGGCCCCGGCCACCCGCAAGGCCTTGGCGAAAGCCGGGCTGCGGGTCGAGGACATCGACTTGTTCGAGGTCAACGAAGCCTTCGCCTCGGTGGTGCTCAAATTCATCAAGGACATGGTCATCGACCCCGCCAAGGTCAACGTCAACGGCGGCTCCATCGCCATGGGCCATCCGCTGGGCGCCACCGGGTGCGCCATCCTCGGCACGCTGCTGGATGAGCTGGAGGCGCGTCGCCTGCGTTATGGCCTGGCGACGCTGTGTGTCGGCGGTGGCATGGGCATCGCCACCATCATCGAACGCCTCTGA
- a CDS encoding 3-hydroxyacyl-CoA dehydrogenase NAD-binding domain-containing protein, translating to MTDAIRYETGPDRIVVLTLDMPGQSANTMNAMYREAMAACVARLAVEKDSIAGVIITSAKQTFFAGGDLNELIQVGPSQAKAFYETVLGLKAQLRTLETLGKPVVAAINGAALGGGWEICLACHHRVALDHPSVLIGLPEVTLGLLPGGGGVVRMVRLLGLEKALPYLLEGKRIRPQQALQAGLIDELAADRDDLLTKARAWILANPSVVQPWDTKGYRIPGGTPSDPAVAQTLAIAPSILRSKTQGCLPAPEKILCAAVEGAQVTFDAAHLIETRYFTELVTGQVAKNLIGTFWFQLNEIKAGGSRPHGFAPFLTRKVAVLGAGMMGAGIAHVSAAAGIDVVLKDIDLAAAQKAKARCATLLDKQVACGQLTAAQRDATLARIHPTDSDADLTGCELIIEAVFEDRALKANVTAAAQAVAGPDAVIASNTSTLPITGLAKAIPDESKFIGLHFFSPVEKMPLVEIIRGARTSDETLARGFDFVRQIDKIPIVVNDSRGFFTSRVFGTFIHEGIAMLGEGVSAPMIETEAQKAGMPVGPLAVSDEVALSLMSHIRKQTAQDLQAEGKAPTEHPAFAVIDLLLEYKRPGKAGGAGFYEYPEQGQKYLWPVLKERFENTAGQIQAQDIRDRLLFIQALETVRCVEEGVVTSTADANIGSVLGIGFASWTGGALQFINQYGLPAFIARCQYLAEQYGERFSPPALLLEKAARHARF from the coding sequence ATGACCGATGCCATTCGTTACGAAACCGGCCCGGACCGGATCGTCGTCCTGACGCTGGATATGCCAGGCCAGAGCGCCAACACCATGAACGCGATGTACCGCGAGGCGATGGCGGCCTGCGTTGCGCGTCTCGCCGTCGAGAAAGACTCGATCGCCGGCGTGATCATCACGTCGGCCAAGCAAACCTTTTTTGCCGGTGGCGACCTGAACGAGCTGATTCAGGTCGGACCATCCCAGGCCAAGGCCTTCTACGAAACCGTGCTGGGTCTCAAGGCACAACTGCGCACACTGGAAACCCTCGGCAAACCGGTGGTTGCCGCTATCAACGGTGCGGCCCTGGGCGGTGGCTGGGAAATCTGCCTCGCGTGTCATCACCGCGTGGCGCTGGATCACCCGTCGGTGCTGATCGGCCTGCCGGAAGTGACCCTTGGCCTGTTGCCGGGCGGCGGTGGCGTGGTGCGGATGGTGCGCTTGCTTGGTTTGGAAAAGGCATTGCCGTATCTGCTCGAAGGCAAGCGGATTCGACCGCAACAAGCACTGCAGGCCGGCCTGATCGATGAACTGGCGGCGGACCGCGACGACCTGCTTACCAAGGCTCGCGCCTGGATTCTCGCCAACCCGAGCGTAGTGCAACCTTGGGATACGAAAGGCTATCGGATTCCGGGCGGGACACCGTCCGATCCTGCCGTCGCCCAGACGCTGGCGATCGCACCTTCGATCCTGCGCAGCAAGACCCAGGGTTGCCTGCCGGCCCCGGAGAAAATTCTCTGCGCCGCAGTGGAAGGGGCGCAGGTGACGTTTGACGCGGCCCATCTGATCGAAACCCGTTACTTCACCGAACTGGTGACCGGCCAGGTGGCGAAGAACCTGATCGGCACCTTCTGGTTTCAACTCAACGAGATCAAGGCTGGCGGTTCCCGCCCACACGGTTTTGCGCCTTTTCTGACAAGAAAAGTCGCGGTGCTCGGCGCCGGGATGATGGGGGCGGGTATTGCCCATGTCAGTGCTGCGGCGGGCATAGACGTGGTGCTCAAGGACATCGACCTGGCCGCCGCGCAAAAAGCCAAGGCTCGTTGCGCGACGCTGCTGGACAAGCAAGTCGCATGCGGCCAGCTCACCGCTGCTCAGCGTGACGCCACGTTGGCGCGAATCCACCCCACCGACAGCGATGCCGACCTGACCGGTTGCGAATTGATCATCGAGGCGGTCTTCGAGGACCGTGCCCTGAAGGCCAACGTGACCGCCGCAGCCCAAGCGGTGGCGGGGCCTGATGCGGTGATCGCGTCGAATACGTCAACGCTGCCCATCACCGGCCTGGCCAAGGCCATACCAGATGAAAGCAAGTTTATCGGCCTGCATTTCTTCAGCCCGGTGGAAAAGATGCCCTTGGTCGAAATCATCCGGGGGGCTCGTACCAGCGATGAGACGCTGGCCCGAGGCTTCGATTTCGTTCGGCAAATCGACAAGATTCCCATTGTCGTCAACGACAGCCGTGGGTTTTTCACGTCGCGGGTCTTCGGTACCTTCATCCATGAAGGCATCGCCATGCTCGGCGAAGGCGTGAGTGCACCGATGATCGAAACCGAGGCGCAAAAGGCCGGTATGCCGGTTGGGCCGTTGGCTGTTTCCGACGAAGTTGCCCTCAGCCTGATGAGCCATATCCGCAAGCAAACCGCCCAAGACTTACAAGCGGAAGGGAAAGCGCCGACGGAGCATCCCGCATTCGCCGTGATCGACCTGCTGCTCGAATACAAGCGACCGGGGAAGGCGGGTGGGGCCGGTTTCTACGAGTATCCAGAGCAAGGGCAGAAGTACCTCTGGCCGGTGCTCAAGGAGCGTTTCGAGAACACCGCCGGGCAAATCCAGGCTCAGGATATACGTGACCGACTGTTATTCATCCAGGCCCTGGAAACCGTTCGTTGCGTGGAGGAAGGCGTCGTCACTTCGACGGCCGACGCCAATATCGGCTCGGTCCTTGGCATCGGATTCGCGTCTTGGACGGGAGGCGCGTTGCAGTTCATCAACCAGTACGGCTTGCCGGCATTTATCGCCCGCTGCCAATACTTGGCCGAACAATATGGCGAACGTTTCTCGCCGCCGGCCTTGTTGTTGGAAAAAGCCGCCAGGCACGCGCGGTTCTGA
- a CDS encoding amidotransferase: protein MSLRICILETDILRPELVDQYQGYGQMFQRLFSQQPIAADFIVYNVMEGQYPSDDEQFDAYLVTGSKADSFGTDPWIQTLKTYLMDRYQRGDKLLGVCFGHQLLALLLGGKTERASQGWGVGTHRYTLAAKAPWMSPVMEELTLLISHQDQVTELPENATVIASSDFCPFAAYHINDQVLCFQGHPEFIHDYSRALLEIRQQHLGEKIYSQGVASLEQEHHGTTVAEWMMRFVAHKPQAEAAQG from the coding sequence ATGTCGCTACGCATCTGCATACTGGAAACCGATATCCTGCGTCCGGAACTGGTCGATCAATATCAGGGTTACGGGCAGATGTTCCAGCGCCTGTTCTCGCAACAGCCCATCGCGGCTGACTTCATCGTCTACAACGTGATGGAAGGGCAATACCCCAGCGATGACGAACAGTTCGACGCGTACCTGGTGACCGGCAGCAAGGCCGACTCCTTCGGCACTGATCCGTGGATCCAGACCCTCAAGACCTACCTCATGGACCGCTACCAGCGTGGCGACAAGTTGCTGGGCGTCTGCTTTGGTCATCAACTGTTGGCGTTGCTGCTGGGCGGCAAGACCGAACGGGCCAGCCAGGGTTGGGGTGTGGGCACTCATCGCTACACACTCGCGGCCAAGGCGCCTTGGATGAGCCCGGTGATGGAAGAGTTGACCCTGTTGATCAGTCATCAGGACCAAGTGACCGAGCTGCCGGAAAATGCCACGGTCATCGCCTCGAGCGATTTCTGCCCGTTCGCGGCCTATCACATCAATGACCAGGTCCTGTGCTTCCAGGGTCACCCGGAATTCATCCACGATTATTCCCGGGCCTTGCTGGAAATCCGCCAGCAGCACCTCGGCGAGAAGATCTACAGCCAGGGCGTGGCAAGCCTCGAACAGGAACACCACGGCACGACGGTGGCTGAATGGATGATGCGTTTTGTTGCGCACAAGCCGCAGGCCGAAGCGGCTCAGGGCTGA
- a CDS encoding magnesium and cobalt transport protein CorA: MGRVVAAAVYSAGKKVTNITLDEGSAWAAKPGHFVWIGLEEPSTLELTNLQRQFNLHELAIEDAMEKHSRPKLETFGDALFIVTYSPVRKDGKLQFIETHIFAGKGYIITARNGHSASYAHVRQRCEARPLLLEHGEDFVLYAILDFVIENYQPVGEAIHAEIDELERNVLCSALNERDIQNLHSLRRDVLRLRRYAAPMVEISEELQRLDFPFIDKNMGPYFRDVQIHVTRQMEDLATLADIASQTIEIGVLLEASRQSVVQRKFAAWAAILAFPTAVAGIYGMNFQNMPELGWHYGYFAVLGFIAVGCTALWGSFKRSGWL; this comes from the coding sequence ATGGGTAGAGTCGTTGCGGCTGCGGTTTATAGCGCCGGTAAGAAAGTCACCAATATAACCCTCGACGAAGGCAGCGCCTGGGCTGCGAAACCAGGACATTTCGTTTGGATCGGCCTCGAAGAGCCCAGCACGCTGGAACTGACCAACCTGCAACGCCAGTTCAACCTGCACGAGCTGGCGATCGAAGACGCCATGGAGAAACACAGTCGTCCGAAGCTGGAGACCTTTGGCGATGCGCTGTTCATCGTCACGTATTCGCCGGTGCGCAAGGACGGCAAGCTGCAGTTCATCGAAACCCACATATTCGCCGGCAAGGGCTACATCATCACCGCCCGCAACGGTCACTCGGCTTCCTACGCCCATGTCCGGCAGCGCTGTGAGGCACGTCCACTCCTGCTGGAACATGGGGAGGATTTCGTGCTCTACGCGATTCTCGATTTCGTCATTGAAAACTACCAGCCGGTAGGCGAAGCCATTCATGCCGAGATCGATGAACTTGAGCGCAACGTGCTCTGCAGCGCCCTGAACGAGCGCGACATCCAGAACCTTCACAGCCTGCGCCGCGACGTGCTGCGCCTGCGTCGCTACGCGGCGCCGATGGTGGAGATCAGCGAAGAACTGCAGCGCTTGGATTTTCCGTTCATCGACAAGAACATGGGGCCGTATTTCCGCGATGTGCAGATCCACGTCACGCGGCAGATGGAAGACCTGGCGACCCTGGCGGACATCGCCAGCCAGACCATCGAAATCGGCGTGCTGCTCGAAGCTTCACGCCAGAGCGTGGTGCAACGCAAGTTCGCGGCCTGGGCGGCCATCCTGGCGTTTCCCACCGCAGTGGCCGGGATCTATGGGATGAACTTCCAGAACATGCCGGAGTTGGGCTGGCATTACGGGTATTTCGCCGTGCTCGGGTTTATCGCTGTGGGATGTACAGCGTTGTGGGGGAGTTTCAAGCGGTCGGGGTGGTTGTAG